GAAAATCCCTCCGAATCATACCGGCACATCATTTACCTGCGAATATTGCGGCAATCTGATTGTCCTCAACCAGAATAATGGAAATGATATGCCCACGGATCCCAACAAATCCACACTCACCATCGAGTACGAAGCAAGCGGATACGTTGTCATACCGGATATGCAGGTCACAATAACAAAAAATACCCAGACCAAGACAGAGAAGGTTCTTTTCGGAAAATCCGGCAAGAAAACCGGAGATTCGATTGAACGCAGCATCCCTGTCCACAGGAAACTGAAGCTCTCGCTTGACAAGGGAGAATACAGTATTTTCTTCAAATCGAGCATCCGCAAGAACACCACAAATGTCAATCTCGACCGCGATGTCTACCTGCGTGTAGGATGGAACCGGGTTACGGGTAAAATTGTGGTGGACACGGTGGAAAATCCCGACGAACTGATCTGATTTCGATTGTGTTTCCGACACATAGGCCAGACACAGGTACAACAAACAAATCGGCTGCCTCGCGCGGCGCGTATATATCTATCTTGGGGCCCCCTGTTTTCAGAGGATTTCAGAAGCTCCCGGCGAGGATGTTTGACCCACCAAGTTGGGCACGTCACCCCTCCCGATCCTTCACGGAACGGTATGGGGTGACGTGTTGAATCGAAGTTGTTTTATACCGAGGGGTGGGAACTCTTCCAGGCGTTCACCCAATTGGTGATCGTGTTCTCTGACACAGAAAACAAAGAGGCTACCGTTTCCCTTGGGACGTTGTATTCCTCCCTCATCCTGACTGCAAGAATCTTTCCGTACTCGTAGCGTATTTTATCCGCATCCTGCACCGGTGTGCCGTCCTCCATCTCTCCTCTGTCAAGAGCTTCGTAGAACTCTTTTATCCCGGAGATCATGTCGTAACTCGATTTACCCGAGATGTGCTGGACGAACTCGTGGAACGGGAAATCACCGACGACGAAGTCCGCACTTGACAGGTTGTCGTAGGCGTACTCCCCCTCGGCCAGCGTATCGGGGTCCCTCGTCCAAGACGAAGTCGGTACCGGCAGAAAGCGGGGAAGGCGGTTTTCCAGATGATACCTTTATAAGACCGCAGTGGGTTGTTACAGGTATGTTTGGGAAATCCGATAAGAAGACCGAAACGAAGGCAATCCCGCCTTTCGGAGGTCTGGAATACGACATTCCCGACGAGGTAATCCTCAAAGACATCGAAGATTACCCCTACGTTATGGGAAAACTCAAAGACTGCTGATGTGCGTATTGCACCTCAGCCAGTCTTCTACTTCTTCCCTGTCGTACATTCCCGAAGCCACGTTCCTGATGAACAGATACGTCTCATCATCATCGTCGAGTTCGTACCCGCCGTTCCTGAGGAGACGGATCGCTATCTGGAGTGCGGTCCTCTTGTTTCCTTCAACGAAGGGATGAAAATTGGCGATATAATCGATGGCTACCGCAGTCTTGGAGAACCAGTCAGGGCAGTCCATGATTCTGTCGCACAGTCCGTCGATGGCGGCGGAACTGATTACGGCATCTTCAAGGCCCACTTCCCTTTCTTCTCCAGAGGCAACGATTACCAAGTGGTGCACGCGCATGATGTTGCTCCTGCACCTGTTGTATTCTTCAATGCGGTTGTAGGATGCCGTCGGCTGTTTCTTCCTGCCGAACCTCTCCTTCAACCTGCCGAACATACGTCTCGCCTCTTTCTTCCCTATCGCTCTCATGCTTTTTACCTTCTCCTTCTTCCTTTTCCTCCTCCCGCGTTACGGATTTCCTCGTAAACGCAGGGTGTTCTGCATTCCCAGTACATAGAGCACGGGATGATCCCCGCCCCGCAGTCGGGGCAGGTGCTTATCCCGAAAGCGTAGACCCTCTGCCCTATGCCGCATTCCTGACAGGGTTCTAATGTCATCGGATTCCGGTGTTTCCTCAGCCCTCTGATGACATCCTCCGCCGAATCCACTACCGGCCAGTCATCCGATTCGTTCTTTCCAAAATTCACAACCTCACCTTCCCTGCGATCCAGTTCACCACGTAATCCGAGAAGAACAGGCCGAACACGATCAGGGCGGCACCGCCGATGACGAGGACGTACCTGCGGGTGAAAAGACCGTACAGGGCGAGGACGGCACCGATGGCGATGCAGATCCCCTTCACCCAGTTCTTGGTTTCCTCATCGGCATCGTGGTCCTTGTGGAGTTTCGCAAGACCGGGGCTGACGTAGTCCACCTTGGTTACCTTGAATTCCACCTTGGGTTCGGTGTGCATTCCGGTATCGTCGCAGATACCCAACTGGGAGATCCGGAGGGTGTACCCTTCTTCGATGAACAGCGTCTCGTAACCGTCGGTCTGCATGGCATCCGCATACCACGTTGTCAGGTCCCTGCCGTCGGTCCATACCGCTACCAGGGTGTTCTGTTTCACGGAATGGTCCATTCCCCTTTCCAGGGTCACGGAATCGGACTGGAAGAACGGCGTGAAGATGACGTCGTCGTACACCTTGTTGCCGAACTCATCAATAATGGATCCTCTGACGAAGGGAGCGTCCATTCCGTTTCCGTAGAGACCTATCCGGAGATCGTCCAGATCGTCCCCGTTGGCATCGTAGTAGGTAGCGAGCTGCTGCATGGCGGAGAGGGTGAGTATTTCGTTCATCCCCTCCGACAGAACCACGGAATCGTAGACGTTGCTTGCCATGAGCGTCGTGACACCGTAGTCCTTCCGGTCCGCACGGTCGTAGATGTTCCATACCGCCGAGGCGGAGTTGTTCGCTGAAACGGATGTCCAGTATATCCTGTCGAGGAGCTTCTGGTAGGCTTTCAGGATCGGAGTGAGGTCCACGGCCTCCGGTGCATCCTCTCCCGAAGGTATGTCGGAAGGTACGACCTTGAATGAGACTCCGTTGTAGGTTCCGTTGCCGAATAACATTTTTCCTGCATTAAAAAGCAGTCTCTTGCTGACCATGTTCGATCAACGGAATATGGCTTTCGCTAACGAAGTACAAAATACGACCCGTATCCGGTCGAGTCTGAATTCCCGACATGCCATTTTCCTAAACCCTCGGTCAAAACCGCTGGACGATGTCGGTCTTGGATTTCGATAACCGCCTAAGTTTTTGTACGAGGTCGGAGCCTCAAAAAATGTCCCCGGTCTTGTATCGAACTTCTTACGGGTCTCCGGAACAATGCACACCGATTGGAAATGGTCCTCGTAGAGCTTCGCGCTGGGTGTCCCGGGATCGCGGATGTAACGGAACAGGTGGACCTCGTCCGCCTTGTAGAAGATCGAGGGGGGGAGGAGACCATCACGGTCTCCGTGGTGATGCAGGAGATGACGATGATGTAGGGGTTTGACATATAGGTCCGACTTGGATTGTGTAGAGGGTATGGGATATAGGGTTCGTTCGAAGATCATTCTCCGACAATTAACTGCTCAAGACGTTCCTGGAGTTTTTCCTTTGGAACGTTATCGGCGATTAGGATGTCGCGGCAACGTATCGCCTGTGCGCGGGAATCCAGTCTGCCGATGACGGTGCAGTCCGGGTATGAATCAGCGGCGATCTTCTCGGCCTGTGCAAAGGTATGGGCCGTGATTATGTCCGTCCTGTCGGAGAACACGATGTAGTACTGTTTCCCGGTACCATTGAGAAAGGTATCAATCTCGAACTCATCCTCGGGCCTGGCAAGGTATGCGAGAAGCTTGTCGCCTACGTTGAGGCCAAACCTTTATCGCGTACCCGACAGAGAGGCTACGCTTCCTGCCGTCCGCAGTTATGGGATTTACGGTCTTGACGTATTTCATCAAGCATGGTTAATAGTCGTTGTCGATATAATAAAGGCGGTAGCAACGTTGCTACCTAAAATGAGAAACGTACTCTTAGAGAAGAGATATGCTCAATCCTAATACCTTTCATCGTATTTTTCTTTGTAGTGCGCCCTTTCCATTAAAACTGGATCCACCAAATGAACGACTAAATCTCCGTCAAACCCATCATGCAGTTTGCCAATCACATCGAGAAAAGCATCGACATCTGGTTCTGTGCTGATGAAATGATTGTGAATTTTACGAGATAAATCGACCTCTCCGAGTTTCTGATAAAGATACGAGACCATGGAATAGTAATCTGGATCGCTCAATGGATTGGGGTAGCTACTATATTCGGCCTCTATCTTTGTTTCGACAGCCTCAACAAGTTTATCAATCTCATCCTTGCTCCTGAATTCCTTTTTGAACATACCGCTGTTCTCAAGTATTACGAAGAACCGGAACATCGAGTCGATGCTTACTTTTGACAGGCGCCCTATGTAAAAATCGGTCTTGTTGAGGCTGTTTTTCAGACAATAATTATCCACAATCGATCTAATCTCCGCATGAATCAGCGGTGAAAAACTCCTCGGTCTGGACACCAATTCATTATCGCACAGGAGATACCTCACCACCGTCGGCAGATCGGCGCTTTTTTTCAGGATGTAGCATGTTGACAGTTTCTCGAACAGCAGATCCGATTCAGGTTCATATCTGCACAGGATCTGTTCGATTTCCTCAGGAGAGGTGAGCGACAGGATGTGTTCCATTTCCGACTCCGGCATATGCATGTTTGCGGGAATCTGAAGGAAGTAATTGTCGAAAAATTCGCTGTGGCATATCCTCTTATTCAGACCTGCGTTTGCAATCATTACCGCCTCTAACACCGGTTCCTTGTTCGAGGGCGGGAACATATACTGCAGAAGATCCCTGAGGCTGTTGTCTATATCCAGCTCCTTAAACGATTCGTACAGTTTTTCCCTATCTGACGATTGTTCAGGTGATGAAAGATCCCTGCACAGAAGATACGAATTCTCCTTAATCCAGTCGATCAAACTAGGTCTTTTCATCTCCAGGATGCATAATGCCAGAAGATCGTAGCAGGATGTGTCGTCCTTGGCCAGGACGTACTTTGTTTTGAACTGGTTAATCACTCTTTTCTCTTCTCTGATAGTAGTAATGATGTTGGGGAAAAGGTGTGCCATCTCATCGAATATGTGGGGATCTTCGTTTTTGATATCCTCCGCCGATCCACCGGGCACACGGAACTGACTCATCTTGATGTGGGGATCTTCGTTTTTGACATCCTCCGCCGATGGTCTGATTCCGGTTATCTGGCCGAAATCCTCTCTCAGTATGGATTCTATGTTCTTACTGGATGCATCAGGTAGGTAGATCGGCATATCGACGATTTTTTGAAGGTATTCATGTCCATCATAGGCATCTGTGGCAAGTGCACCCGACACGACCCCGTCATCGTAAGCAAGCAGATAGATCATGTTGTCGAAGTCGGTGACATTGCGGATGAATTTGAAAATCTGGACGATTTCATGTTTATCCATACGGTCTATATCGTCGATGGCGACCACATACTTCTTCTGTGAATTCGAAAGGCTACGGTTTATGGCCTTTTTTATGTGAAACATTTCAGTGACTTCATCGTTTGAACTAACAGTCTCATAGTATGCCTTTACCAGAACAGCCGGCCATCCGCCATGTTTCTCGGCGGCACCTTTCAAAACCTCTTTGACGGCTTTTTTGATCTTGCGTTTGCACTCCGAACCTTTGCTCAATGAAGATTCCAGCGTACTGAAAAAACGCCGGATTATATCGACATCATCCCTTACCATCCAGGGGTTGAATCTTATCGTTTGGTATTTTTCGGACGGTAGTTTATCCAAAAGGAGATTCATTACCGAGGATTTGCCAGTGCCCCATTTGCCGCATATTCCGATTATGGCACAGTCTTTACCAATGGAATCAATCTCAGAAGCGATTGCATCCACCACTATTATGTGATTAAGGCGGTCCTGTTCTATGCTGCAAATCGGTTTGTCACTCAGCATTTTCCTCTATTCGAATAATTGTATTCTAACTTTAAATCAGTACGGCTAATCATCCGTCACCAATAGATATACGACAATTCGACAATGTTTATCGAACGAGAACTTCTATCGTATTCGACGCAAGCATCAAGATAGGTTTCTTTGTCCTTTCCCTTGATCGCCTGCATGTTTTTTCTACGTTGTTCAGGAGTGTGATTGTCGGCCACAACCAAAGAATAGTATGGGCAGTAAAATAACTGTGTTACTTGATATTGATGGACTGGCAGGAATAAATCATTCCGGATAAACTGTACCGGTGTTCTTCACGTGACACTTACAAACGTACACATTTCCGGTATCTGGGTCAGTGATCTCCACCATCGCTATGGACCTGTTCGGTCTGCTTTCGAAGATGCCTGTGATCACGCGGTCGTATTTCATTGTCCATGACTTCCATCTATCGTATTCAGATCGTATCATTCACCCGAGCAGCCACTCGATGACGTTCCTGTGGATCAGTCCGTCCGGCATGTCCCTGACTACGGAATCCAGGGACAGCACGGTCTTGGGATAGTTGTCGTCTATCGCCTTCATCGAACGGACCTCCCTGTCGAACGTACTGTCGTCGAGCATCGTCAGACAAACCTGGTAGTATTCCACCTTGCCATCCTTCTCGGCGGTGAAATCCACCTCCCTGTCCCTGAAGGATCCCACGCGAACGCGGTAGCCCCTGCGCATCAGTTCCAGGAACACGATGTTCTCCAGAGGCCTCGACGTATCCGATATCCCTCTGTCCAGCACCGCTCTCGCCATCCCGGTATCCACGGGATAGTATTTTTCATGGGAGTTCAGCAGCTTCTTCCCTACGACATCGTATCTCTCGACCTTGTAGAACAAAAATGCTTCCGCGAGGGAACGGATGTATTTTTCGACGGTCTTCTTGGCCAGACCCGTGGCCTTGGCGATGTTATCCACGTTGGTGGTGTTCCCCGAATTGTCCATGAGGAACCTCGCTATGCGGTCCAGTCCCGATAGGTCTCTTATCCCCATCCTCGTGGCCGTATCCTTTACCAGGACGGTGTTGTATATCCCCTCCAGGATCATGCGGTTGTACCTGTCCCCGCGGTCGGGGTCGGTAAGGGGTATGCCTCCGGTGCGCAGATATTGCTGGAACCTGAAGTTCCTGTCGGCATCCGGCAATGCCGGATGCCCCTCCAGGAATTCCGCGAAGGAGAATGGGAACACCTTGATCTCCACATACCTGCCGGAGAGGTACGTGGACAATTCCGACGAGAGCAGATACGCATTGGAACCTGTAATGTATATGTCCGCATCATAGTCCACCATCAGCGAGTTGACGGTGCGTTCCCATCCTTCGACCCTCTGCACCTCGTCAAGGAAGATATATGTCCTCCTGTTCCTCGGGATCCTTTCTGCGATGTACGTGTTCAAATCCCCATGGTCCTTGATATCGTCATGATCCGAGGATTCGAAATCCATGAAGAGGATATCCTTCGGGTCTGTGCCAGCCTCGATCATCCTCCTCATATGCTGGTCCATGACCACGGATTTGCCCGCACGTCTGACACCCAGGATGACTTTCACGATGTCGGGGCTGTCCTTCCATCTGTCGAGTTCCTCAAGATACTGTGTTCTCTCGACCTCTTTCATGAATATGCATCAAATCTGTGGTATAAAAGAGTATCATAATACCCATTATCAACATATCATATCAATAATGAGTATTGTAATCATCTTTTTTGTTTTTAAGTTGCCGTAGGACATCTCCGAGACTTCGTCCGCGGTCATCATCCTGAGGAAGTTCCCTTCATTTACATCGATATGCGGATCGCCGTGGACCTCCCGTACATGGACGACGCGACGGATGTGTCCCGGGATCGAGAAGATGTCCGGGTATCAGGAACTCCCCCTTTCCTCAAGGCCTTCTTCTGGCCGAAGGTCGAAGGGGTGCATTCACATTCCTGTATGGGAGGGGAGCGGTCACGGCATTATGCCGGGTATCGTCGAGAATCCGTCTGCGGCCGTATGTCGGTGCTTCACAACCATATATAAGGGTCCGGACGGACATGGTCCGGGATGATGCCGTCCGGAAGAGTGCCAGACGATTTCCTTCCTGACCCCATCCTTCCATCCGTCCGATATGCCAGCCGACCCATGGAGGAATAAGTTTATCCGCTTAATATACGGTACACTATGCGGGATGGGATGCTAGGATGGGATTATTCAGCAGAAGGAAGAAAGGGGATTCCGTACCGAAGACCGATGATTGCTCCGTGAGATACAGGGAGTGCGATTCCGACCGCAGGACCGGTTCCGGGTCCAGGAAGGTATTCCTCGTACCGCCGGTGAACGGACTTCCCGACAGGGAGAAGTTCATGGACGGCATCTTCGACGATTCCTGCATGGGGATGATGATGAACTCCGATACGAAGTTCCCGGCCAACGACTGGTACGAGCTCTCCGCCGGCAGAGGCAATTGTGACGCACAGTTCAACCTGGCTTTCAATCTGGAACACGGGATCGGGGCACAGAGGGACGTGGTCAAGGCCGTCGAATGGTACACCAAGGCCGCGGCCGGAGGGAATTTCAAAGCATACTACTGTCTCGGCTGCATATACGCCGCGGACAGCGAACTCGCCGATCTGGAGAAGTCGTACGATTGTTTCTCCAGGGCTTCCACGGAGGGGATATCGCGTGCCAGCTATCTCCTGTACGTCATGTACATGAAAGGGATGGGGTTGGACGAACCCAATACGTACCTGGCGATAAAATGCCTCAAACAGGCCGCGGAGGAGAAGGATCCGGCGGCCCTGTATGCCATGGGGCAGCTGTCGCTCTACGGCAGCGAATACGTGGACAGGAGCGGGGACCGTGCGTGGAAGTATTTCGAGGAATCCTCCCTGCTGGGATGCGTACCGGCCATGACCGCCGTGGGCGTCATGCTCTGCTTCGGTCTCGGCGGGAAGAACCCCAACCGCAACGTCGCCTACAGCACCCTCATGGCGGCATCCAACAGCGGGGACACGACCGCCTCCAACGCTCTCGGGCTGATGCACCTCTATTCCATGACCCAGTCGTGCTCTCCGAAGAAATCCGAGGACCTCTTCAGGATATCCGCGGCCGCCGGCGACGGATCCGCCCTGAACAACCTGGCCGTCATACAGTACTTCGGCATGGACGGTAAGGATGATGCGGCGGAGAATTTCAGGAAGGCCTCCGAGAACGGGAGTGTCCATGCGGCGGAGAACGCCGTATCGATATCCAGCGGGGAACCCATGGCCTGCGAGCTGGATTGCGGATACATCTCCCTCAGCC
The nucleotide sequence above comes from Candidatus Methanomethylophilus alvi Mx1201. Encoded proteins:
- a CDS encoding Fic family protein — its product is MRAIGKKEARRMFGRLKERFGRKKQPTASYNRIEEYNRCRSNIMRVHHLVIVASGEEREVGLEDAVISSAAIDGLCDRIMDCPDWFSKTAVAIDYIANFHPFVEGNKRTALQIAIRLLRNGGYELDDDDETYLFIRNVASGMYDREEVEDWLRCNTHISSL
- a CDS encoding sugar fermentation stimulation protein gives rise to the protein MKYDRVITGIFESRPNRSIAMVEITDPDTGNVYVCKCHVKNTGTVYPE
- a CDS encoding ATP-binding protein — encoded protein: MKEVERTQYLEELDRWKDSPDIVKVILGVRRAGKSVVMDQHMRRMIEAGTDPKDILFMDFESSDHDDIKDHGDLNTYIAERIPRNRRTYIFLDEVQRVEGWERTVNSLMVDYDADIYITGSNAYLLSSELSTYLSGRYVEIKVFPFSFAEFLEGHPALPDADRNFRFQQYLRTGGIPLTDPDRGDRYNRMILEGIYNTVLVKDTATRMGIRDLSGLDRIARFLMDNSGNTTNVDNIAKATGLAKKTVEKYIRSLAEAFLFYKVERYDVVGKKLLNSHEKYYPVDTGMARAVLDRGISDTSRPLENIVFLELMRRGYRVRVGSFRDREVDFTAEKDGKVEYYQVCLTMLDDSTFDREVRSMKAIDDNYPKTVLSLDSVVRDMPDGLIHRNVIEWLLG
- a CDS encoding tetratricopeptide repeat protein, with the translated sequence MGLFSRRKKGDSVPKTDDCSVRYRECDSDRRTGSGSRKVFLVPPVNGLPDREKFMDGIFDDSCMGMMMNSDTKFPANDWYELSAGRGNCDAQFNLAFNLEHGIGAQRDVVKAVEWYTKAAAGGNFKAYYCLGCIYAADSELADLEKSYDCFSRASTEGISRASYLLYVMYMKGMGLDEPNTYLAIKCLKQAAEEKDPAALYAMGQLSLYGSEYVDRSGDRAWKYFEESSLLGCVPAMTAVGVMLCFGLGGKNPNRNVAYSTLMAASNSGDTTASNALGLMHLYSMTQSCSPKKSEDLFRISAAAGDGSALNNLAVIQYFGMDGKDDAAENFRKASENGSVHAAENAVSISSGEPMACELDCGYISLSLIMDEEHVKKIKEHA
- a CDS encoding DDE transposase family protein produces the protein MISGIKEFYEALDRGEMEDGTPVQDADKIRYEYGKILAVRMREEYNVPRETVASLFSVSENTITNWVNAWKSSHPSV
- a CDS encoding KAP family P-loop NTPase fold protein encodes the protein MVDAIASEIDSIGKDCAIIGICGKWGTGKSSVMNLLLDKLPSEKYQTIRFNPWMVRDDVDIIRRFFSTLESSLSKGSECKRKIKKAVKEVLKGAAEKHGGWPAVLVKAYYETVSSNDEVTEMFHIKKAINRSLSNSQKKYVVAIDDIDRMDKHEIVQIFKFIRNVTDFDNMIYLLAYDDGVVSGALATDAYDGHEYLQKIVDMPIYLPDASSKNIESILREDFGQITGIRPSAEDVKNEDPHIKMSQFRVPGGSAEDIKNEDPHIFDEMAHLFPNIITTIREEKRVINQFKTKYVLAKDDTSCYDLLALCILEMKRPSLIDWIKENSYLLCRDLSSPEQSSDREKLYESFKELDIDNSLRDLLQYMFPPSNKEPVLEAVMIANAGLNKRICHSEFFDNYFLQIPANMHMPESEMEHILSLTSPEEIEQILCRYEPESDLLFEKLSTCYILKKSADLPTVVRYLLCDNELVSRPRSFSPLIHAEIRSIVDNYCLKNSLNKTDFYIGRLSKVSIDSMFRFFVILENSGMFKKEFRSKDEIDKLVEAVETKIEAEYSSYPNPLSDPDYYSMVSYLYQKLGEVDLSRKIHNHFISTEPDVDAFLDVIGKLHDGFDGDLVVHLVDPVLMERAHYKEKYDERY